From the genome of Bombus fervidus isolate BK054 chromosome 19, iyBomFerv1, whole genome shotgun sequence, one region includes:
- the LOC139996898 gene encoding uncharacterized protein isoform X3 → MPETPDSTKGQTSDGDTPRLESPKMLKPVLGKLQAKKRLMAFANKFNVPPKFQNKSNLLQAHSTKVSKSKSMSSDNGKSSKNDSSTIVNVDSDSVQFHNRHSSGGKSKKKTEEKILAIEEIRREESKSKMLLAEAMAAANLEEENYANRNGQNLSENVKILRERSRQDDVNVSYKSASKSAIENKYSERRRYGREERRDSASKESKDYNGSKERYYKVPRDKEQRRKDKDRKDDKDKREDSNKYEENRDRKDEEKNKKDNDKWEDVREKKGIKEKKEKEKRSDSQEKPEIKDRKEKEKDKDKGKERDIMNSSSWVELKKCGVMMDDIIEIKRRDHSERSIKNRTAEDYLRHFEQMLMINDCRLKRYAFIAEGLEGPKEYPPESVRATKRGRPQLFYSENPRMSLFINHQQILQAVTADHREKMRNICEADFIRNDTEAAEKSQRTRNWYPKTGICKSEGNDKWHVPINVQLPRSKWDSEDEDRLSDTEKEQGNVVKSSNMTSKQESEEFSPRLSTIEEDINKDKKMINEDETSSVKKIDDNRQSTSPLLQSAGNEKLASEYEQFMKMVCSDIPMSKEFSPKPNKTSASTLSYHEFNIETNLPNDNNFSFVEHSISGKSDKSNSNKIEEKFKSNESRQNLENISKIEDDQISSSSSHIQVQKRVRVESKNIHDKSESEDSKSIPSDWENVRIKVERMSDENSDSKETRKKKRRKKVTSSSSESSSSSSSSDSEEEVKRRKRKRKISNDSDSLSDSDSSDSSSSSSDSSSSDDKRKKRKKKKRKAEKRKKKAKRIAKTKKKRRRKVSSDSSSSDSSEDRRKKRVATRKSKQKKEYNDKQDNREDIIKTIQKSPLESSSLENAKLVRSQVPLKKIKEEVKVENRKRSSDKHDVWNKDQELVRKVISDTDIHSKSHKDEEKRNKVEERYLEEWEMDSVIMPQKGEKLSKSNVEKVENTDIQNIRKIERKEERCKKDDKNKNDERLEEKCSSMSKEIIPGSLKIEEDADGKKKRKRDKEKKDSSEFLADWKKESERISQQIMQDEIKLSKKLDKQKRDKWGETEFDTLNVPSLTQLEKEVNKRQLLADEWEVDSLEAVSDIMINKKKTSRISKKLEKEVRYDKKTDTYIAIEKETVKECKKRQDRLSAMRIWEEEQEEGEKEALMLLEQKSKRKRDDWDIEEESFLREKSDRKESVEDSITIIDSIHKEVNTVSKNVDASMKHDVVTSKKSKKSRWDMESQSEEKIKLKAPVMWEEECAEWTKVNKFDHDIERVSLECCDPILAKTKIKDEDVCTVEQQLRKSTSKNSTSADIIDLFPRKCQDIDLLESSWTPEGHTRCKSRIRSLGNSSQENVLFDKTKELTPSKEQCTAEQLKDIFEIDVKLTKKNTELYSPSSPAGSQKSEDMEIFKDNQVNLKESLLHDKLKNETLVMSDDESVPNIPLQIKYRDGKYAKAAAMKEEFEEILGVQKIEDQTLRKKFDVKVSESSSEFPFNEPYPDTNYKSLRMDIFAGYESDESHGKLSNKSSEAISSSASTKGTEETNEGKAALKLIPKQLLVRRNNERVKTKLISDDPMQHAAALLTIQKKLRESHSVKNDIKNTYCEEPNEFRIECEKTSNIHAPVAEVVPTEQTTITDVKVDSKDLSITVKTSITTKSESPGAVKHFNEYRSGNKGSKLEELKKSRPRNSKDISDTECQVRSPGREQKKKSPSRKENREDKRINDRSKERRDKKFDDRERGDRRDSRSSKQEYNESRRRFSPSTSRNKKRTSWEREGSRSESHSRSWSRSRSKSPKRKEESFAGFSSKEKRSNRIDEDRSSRARIDDRRERSIRSSPRSNIAPHNKDHFKKHGPIKGDRDDWNRKKYDCMEREKEGRSYEPMEVLRERNVDIDRHRESRFRGDEADRSLWPYEAENMLRDGNESLDSYPNSQDLDLDYEEKTYYRDDSIERDIMEGPFRPSSKFKHRKSRLSTRRDRQWEKEREPLDLDRHGHVRRTEKLPPPRGRSPLRSRRSPRRSSHDRFRRESRSRSKSWSRSRSRSMSRSRSRSRSRSTSRSRSMMHSRSRSRSGSRSRTRSTSGSRMRSPDHLRMTERLRSSRSPSMGRGRVSESSRERKDEHDNMKLLDSCTERGRRIETIVQSVSGLSRDSTVLDSEMHIGDNMETVATSFQYSTENEVGNEYYYTENNLTYPPCIDDSTASSPKRLSLDDRLELELGIKKQQDGAGISNDYGENFNSNVCYPSPPGQQQQMLYRQQPTVLQVGNVLQVVPADFNGVPATHREPTNSSSAPIVRGSSQVVRVGNVLQVVPTSLDWSGGQPSSVDQSGGMMYSTTVPQSSPAPSVPISVPVPVPVPMPVPAVPSAMNSSTPVSTLSPVSLPLSVPVPVPVPVPGPAPVPLPVTQTTFPRAEVIPQKVPVLPVYNYEVILETRRKEQEERKRLREIRRKEKERRRIERINRRALQLLEKTNMRQSENASQQKNSNLDPSVLKALRESEEQGDAEEQQTSSTIFEKEEEMPVVASSASTEEEEVPVEEDEEEEEEEEAEVEYDEEEEEEAEDDEEEEEEDDEKSRLNKLKNEIDEATTVTAIDETTKIQIETESKGWSELPPPPLKGILVASGFRRTSVPNGNLDDFSTPENDNGDNTDKEDVEIDKKESSKDEAGENKLSKLKNQMKKTKLAKLGKRKQRSKKSVQFADGIKPGEGTSPSGGEGDMPSPPPPTTVTRGGIRDVRRSSSRKSRKQEKRTRPPKAKKKVKVKIIKLKKPRVTPLTAMMMNDSDDLDDRSPPPPPPGSPPPPHLWPSYLSAYNANNRTSEAQTTAAAISNTVQAPPPPTPLPLLVPPPPLNYTIQPCSKA, encoded by the exons ATGCCAGAAACACCAGATAGTACAAAAGGCCAAACTAGCGATGGAGACACACCTAGGTTGGAGAGTCCCAAGATGCTCAAACCTGTGTTAGGAAAATTACAAGCTAAAAAGAGATTGATGGCATTTGCCAACAAATTTAATGTGCCACCAAAATTCCAAAATAAATCCAATCTACTTCAAGCACATTCTACCAAAGTTTCTAAATCTAAAAGTATGTCAAGTGATAATGGTAAATCTTCAAAAAATGATTCAAGCACAATTGTAAATGTTGACTCAGACTCTGTACAATTTCATAATCGTCATTCAAGTGGTGGTaaatcaaaaaagaaaacag aagaaaaaatattggcTATTGAAGAGATTAGACGAGAAGAATCTAAAAGTAAAATGTTACTGGCTGAAGCTATGGCTGCAG CTAATTTAGAAGAGGAAAATTATGCAAATAGGAATGGACAAAATTTATCAGAAAATGTAAAGATTTTGAGAGAAAGAAGTAGACAAGATGATGTTAATGTCTCTTATAAAAGTGCTTCAAAGTCtgcaatagaaaataaatattcagagag AAGGCGATATGGAAGAGAAGAACGAAGAGATAGCGCGAGTAAAGAGTCAAAAGATTATAATGGTAGCAAAGAACGATATTATAAAGTCCCGCGTGATAAAGAACAACGTAGAAAAGATAAAGATAGGAAAGATGATAAAGATAAGCGAGAGGatagtaataaatatgaaGAGAACAGAGATAGgaaagatgaagaaaaaaataaaaaggataatGATAAATGGGAAGATGtacgagaaaagaaaggaataaaagaaaagaaggagaaagaaaaaagaagtgaTTCACAGGAGAAACCTGAAattaaagatagaaaagaaaaggagaaagataAAGACAAAGGAAAAGAGAGGGACATAATGAATTCTTCTTCGTGGGTGGAATTAAAAAAGTGTGGTGTAATGATGGACGACATCATTGAGATTAAAAGACGTGATCACTCGGAACGATCAATAAAGAACAG AACAGCCGAGGATTACTTACGTCACTTTGAGCAAATGTTAATGATAAACGATTGTCGTTTGAAACGTTACGCTTTTATTGCCGAAGGACTGGAAGGTCCTAAAGAGTACCCTCCTGAATCAGTAAGAGCAACTAAACGAGGAAGGcctcaattattttattctgaaAATCCTCGTATGTCGCTTTTTATCAATCATCAGCAAATTCTTCAAGCAGTTACTGCCGATCATCGTGAAAAAATGCGGAACATATGCGAGGcagactttatacg AAACGATACGGAAGCAGCGGAAAAATCTCAACGTACACGCAACTGGTATCCAAAGACAGGCATATGTAAATCTGAAGGAAACGACAAGTGGCATGTACCAATTAATGTACAACTGCCTAGGTCAAAATGGGATAGTGAAGATGAAGACAGGTTATCCGACACTGAAAAGGAACAAGGAAATGTAGTGAAATCGAGCAACATGACTTCGAAGCaag aatctGAAGAATTTTCTCCACGGTTGAGTACGATAGAAGAAGACATTaataaagataagaaaatGATCAACGAAGATGAGACTTCTAGTGTTAAAAAAATAGACGACAATAGGCAATCAACATCTCCTTTGTTACAGTCTGCAGGCAACGAAAAATTAGCATCGGAGTACGAACAGTTCATGAAGATGGTTTGCAGTGATATTCCAATGTCAAAAGAATTCTCCCCAAAACCGAATAAAACTTCTGCCTCAACGTTAAGCTATCatgaatttaatatagaaaCTAATTTGCcgaatgataataatttttcatttgtagAGCATAGTATATCCGGAAAGTCGGATAAAagtaattcaaataaaattgagGAAAAATTCAAATCCAATGAAAGCCGACAGAACTTGGAAAACATTTCGAAGATCGAGGACGATCAGATATCATCAAGCAGTTCTCATATTCAGGTTCAAAAACGCGTAAGAgtagaaagtaaaaatatacacgATAAAAGTGAATCGGAAGATTCTAAATCAATACCCAGCGATTGGGAAAACGTTCGAATTAAAGTAGAACGTATGAGCGACGAAAATTCTGACTctaaagaaacaagaaagaaaaagagacgaaAGAAAGTGACTTCTAGCAGTAGTGAATCATCCAGTTCGTCGAGTTCCTCCGATTCTGAGGAAGAagtaaaaagaaggaaaagaaaacggAAAATATCGAATGATTCGGACTCATTATCGGATTCAGATAGCAGCgatagtagtagtagcagcAGTGATTCTTCTAGTTCCGATGATaaacggaagaaaagaaagaagaagaaacgaaaagctgaaaaaagaaagaaaaaagcgaaACGAATTgcaaagacgaagaagaagagaagaagaaaagtcaGTTCGGATTCAAGTAGTAGCGATTCGTCTGAAGATAGGAGGAAAAAAAGGGTAGCGACTAGAAAGTCTAAACAGAAGAAagaatataacgataaacaaGATAACAGAgaagatataataaagacGATACAAAAGTCGCCTTTGGAATCTTCTTCATTAGAAAATGCGAAATTGGTACGTTCTCAAGTTccattaaagaaaattaaagaggaagtaaaagtcgaaAATAGGAAAAGATCCTCAGATAAACACGACGTTTGGAACAAGGATCAGGAATTGGTCAGAAAGGTGATTTCTGATACCGACATCCACAGTAAAAGCCAcaaagatgaagaaaaaagaaacaaagtcgAAGAGCGATACTTGGAAGAGTGGGAAATGGATTCCGTGATCATGCCgcagaaaggagaaaaactGTCAAAGAGTAATGttgaaaaagtagaaaatactGATATACAAAACATTCGGAAAATAGAAAGGAAGGAGGAACGATGCAAGAAAGACGACAAGAATAAAAATGACGAACGtttggaagaaaaatgttCAAGCATGAGCAAGGAGATCATCCCAGGGAGTTTGAAGATAGAAGAAGATGCagatggaaagaaaaagaggaaaagagataaagagaaaaaggacaGCAGTGAATTTTTAGCTGACTGGAAGAAAGAGAGTGAGCGTATATCTCAGCAAATTATGCAAGACGAAATAAAGCTCTCTAAAAAGTTAGACAAACAAAAAAGAGACAAATGGGGAGAGACTGAATTTGATACTCTGAATGTCCCATCGTTAACACAACTGGAAAAGGAAGTAAATAAGAGACAATTACTGGCGGACGAATGGGAAGTCGACAGCTTAGAAGCTGTGTCCGAtataatgattaataaaaagaaaacctctcgtatttcaaagaaattagaaaaagagGTTCGATATGATAAGAAAACAGATACATATATCGCTATAGAAAAGGAAACTGTAAAGGAATGTAAAAAGAGGCAAGATAGATTGTCTGCAATGAGAATTTGGGAAGAAGAACaagaagaaggagagaaagaagcTTTGATGCTCCTGGAACAGAAGagtaagagaaagagagatgaTTGGGACATTGAAGAAGAATCATTCTTACGAGAAAAAAGTGACAGGAAAGAAAGCGTAGAAGACAGCATTACTATAATTGACAGCATCCATAAGGAGGTAAATACAGTCAGTAAAAATGTGGATGCATCTATGAAACATGATGTTGTTACTAGCAAAAAGAGCAAGAAAAGTCGTTGGGATATGGAATCACAGtctgaagaaaaaataaagctTAAAGCTCCCGTTATGTGGGAGGAAGAATGTGCAGAATGGACGAAAGTGAATAAATTCGACCACGATATTGAGAGAGTATCTTTGGAATGCTGTGACCCGATATTAGCTAAAACGAAGATAAAAGACGAGGACGTTTGTACGGTTGAACAGCAGTTGAGAAAGTCTACATCTAAGAATTCAACAAGTGCAGATATTATCGATTTGTTTCCTAGAAAATGTCAGGATATAGATTTGTTAGAATCATCCTGGACTCCGGAAGGACATACTAGATGTAAGTCACGAATAAGAAGTTTGGGCAACAGTTCACAGGAGAATGTGCTCTTTGATAAGACGAAGGAATTGACGCCTTCGAAAGAGCAATGTACAGCAGAACAATTAAAGGATATCTTTGAGATAGATGtgaaattaacgaaaaaaaatacagaattgTATAGTCCCAGTTCTCCAGCTGGATCCCAGAAGTCTGAa gATATGGAAATTTTTAAGGATAATCAGGTAAATCTGAAGGAGAGTCTCCTACATGATAAACTAAAGAATGAAACTCTGGTTATGTCTGATGATGAATCAGTTCCCAATATACCTCTTCAAATAAAGTACCGCGATGGTAAATATGCAAAAGCTGCAGCGATGAAGgaagaatttgaagaaattttagGAGTGCAGAAGATAGAGGATCAGACTCTTCGAAAGAAATTCGATGTGAAAGTATCTGAAAGTTCGTCTGAGTTTCCATTCAACGAACCATACCCAGACACGAACTATAAATCATTACGAATGGACATATTCGCAGGGTATGAATCCGATGAATCACATGGAAAATTAAGTAACAAGAGTTCTGAGGCAATATCTTCATCTGCCAGCACAAAAGGAACAGAGGAGACGAATGAAGGAAAAGCAGCACTCAAGTTGATTCCTAAACAACTGTTAGTCCGACGAAACAATGAACGCGTGAAGACAAAATTGATTTCAGACGATCCCATGCAACACGCTGCGGCTCTATTGACCATCCAGAAGAAACTTCGAGAGTCGCACTCTGtgaaaaacgatataaaaaacaCATATTGCGAAGAACCTAATGAATTTAGAATCGAGTGTGAAAAGACATCCAATATACATGCACCTGTTGCTGAGGTTGTTCCCACGGAACAGACTACTATTACGGATGTTAAGGTGGACTCGAAAGACTTGTCTATAACAGTGAAAACCTCAATTACCACAAAATCGGAATCACCAGGGGCGGTGAAGCATTTCAATGAGTACAGGTCTGGAAACAAAGGAAGTAAGTTGGAAGAACTTAAAAAGTCTAGACCACGTAATAGTAAAGATATTAGTGACACAGAATGTCAAGTAAGATCACCAGGCAGAgagcagaaaaagaaaagtccTAGTAGAAAGGAGAATAGGGAAGATAAACGAATTAATGATCGTagcaaagaaagaagagataaGAAATTTGATgatagagaaagaggagaTAGGAGAGATAGTAGGAGTTCGAAACAGGAGTACAATGAAAGTAGAAGGAGGTTCAGTCCTTCTACTAGTCGCAATAAAAAACGTACTTCCTGGGAACGGGAAGGAAGTCGTAGCGAAAGCCATAGCCGCAGTTGGAGTAGAAGTAGAAGCAAAAGTccaaagagaaaggaagagtcGTTTGCAGGCTTTTCTAGTAAAGAGAAACGATCAAATAGAATCGATGAGGATAGATCCAGTAGAGCAAGAATAGATGATAGAAGAGAAAGATCTATAAGAAGTTCTCCTAGATCTAACATTGCCCCACATAATAaag ATCATTTTAAAAAGCATGGACCTATTAAAGGAGATCGAGATGACtggaatagaaagaaatacgACTGTatggaaagagaaaaggaaggtAGGTCGTACGAACCAATGGAAGTACTAAGAGAGAGAAACGTGGATATTGATAGACATAGAGAGAGTAGATTTCGCGGAGATGAAGCAGATCGGTCACTATGGCCGTACGAAGCAGAGAACATGCTTCGGGATGGAAATGAGTCCTTAGATTCCTATCCCAATAGTCAAGATTTAGATCTTGATTATGAAGAGAAAACGTACTACAGGGATGACAGTATTGAAAGGGATATCATGGAAGGTCCTTTCCGTCCTTCATCAAAATTCAAGCATAG aaaaagtagGCTCAGTACAAGAAGAGACAGACAATgggagaaggaaagagaaccTTTGGATCTAGATAGACATGGACACGTTCGAAGAACGGAAAAATTACCTCCACCTAGAGGTCGTTCTCCATTACGGTCGCGAAGATCACCGCGTAGATCATCACACGACCGTTTCAGACGTGAATCTAGATCTCGATCGAAATCATGGTCAAGATCGAGATCACGATCTATGTCAAGATCTAGATCCAGATCGCGATCTCGATCAACGTCCAGGTCCCGGTCGATGATGCATTCAAGATCGAGATCTAGATCGGGATCTCGATCAAGAACTAGGTCTACCTCTGGGTCCAGAATGAGAAGCCCGGATCATTTACGAATGACGGAACGATTACGATCTTCCAG ATCACCTTCCATGGGACGAGGTAGAGTGAGCGAAAGTTCAAGGGAAAGGAAGGATGAACACGATAATATGAAACTATTAGATAGCTGCACCGAAAGAGGTAGACGAATAGAAACGATCGTGCAGTCCGTATCCGGACTATCTAGGGACTCGACTGTGTTAGACTCGGAAATGCACATCGGTGACAATATGGAGACAGTTGCAACAAGTTTCCAATATTCGACTGAAAACGAAGTTGGAAACGAATATTACTATACAGAGAATAACTTGACTTATCCACCGTGCATTGATGACTCAACGGCGAGTTCTCCGAAACGCCTATCCCTCGACGATAG GCTAGAACTTGAGCTGGGAATTAAGAAGCAACAGGATGGAGCAGGAATATCAAATGATTACGGAGAGAACTTTAATTCGAATGTATGTTATCCATCACCGCCTGGGCAACAGCAGCAAATGTTATATCGTCAACAACCTACTGTTTTACAA GTGGGCAATGTGTTGCAAGTAGTACCTGCAGATTTCAATGGTGTCCCAGCAACGCACAGAGAGCCGACCAACTCCTCCTCAGCACCGATTGTACGAGGTTCCAGTCAAGTAGTTCGCGTAGGTAATGTTCTTCAGGTTGTACCGACGTCCTTGGATTGGAGCGGTGGACAGCCTTCTTCAGTTGATCAATCAGGAGGGATGATGTATTCCACGACAGTCCCTCAATCTTCTCCGGCTCCCTCAGTACCTATATCTGTACCTGTTCCAGTTCCTGTTCCCATGCCTGTACCGGCCGTTCCATCCGCTATGAACTCATCGACTCCAGTTTCTACTTTGTCCCCAGTTTCATTGCCTCTTTCCGTTCCCGTTCCCGTTCCTGTTCCTGTCCCTGGCCCTGCTCCTGTTCCACTTCCTGTGACGCAAACGACGTTCCCCAGAGCCGAAGTGATACCACAAA aagTACCTGTTCTGCCGGTTTATAATTACGAAGTTATCTTGGAGACCCGTAGAAAAGAACAAGAGGAGCGTAAGCGACTGCGTGAGATtaggagaaaggaaaaagaacgtAGGCGAATCGAACGAATTAATCGTCGCGCTCTTCAATTGTTAGAGAAGACTAACATGCGTCAGTCAGAAAACGCAAGTCAGCAGAAGAATTCAAATCTGGATCCATCTGTTTTAAAAGCTCTTCGTGAAAGCGAAGAGCAAGGCGATGCAGAAGAACAACAAACTTCCTCTACTATTTTTGAGAAGGAGGAAGAAATGCCGGTAGTCGCATCTTCTGCTTCCACAGAAGAAGAGGAGGTACCTGTTGAGGAGgacgaggaagaagaggaagaggaggaggctGAGGTGGAAtatgacgaagaagaagaagaagaggcggaagacgacgaagaggaagaagaagaggacgaTGAAAAGtcacgattaaataaattgaaaaacgaaATTGATGAAGCTACAACGGTAACAGCGATAGATGAAACAACTAAGATCCAAATCGAAACAGAATCCAAAGGATGGTCGGAGTTACCCCCACCGCCTTTGAAAGGCATTTTAGTCGCATCAGGTTTCAG aagGACCTCGGTTCCTAATGGCAATTTGGATGACTTTTCTACTCCTGAAAATGATAACGGAGACAACACGGACAAAGAGGATGtagaaatagataaaaaagagTCCAGCAAAGACGAAGCTGGTGAGAATAAGTTAAGTAAATTGAAGAATCAAATGAAGAAAACTAAATTAGCGAAGTTAGGAAAACGGAAACAAAGGAGTAAAAAATCTGTCCAATTTGCGGATGGAATCAAACCTGGAGAAGGTACTAGTCCTAGTGGCGGTGAAGGGGATATGCCTTCCCCTCCACCACCCACTACTGTCACTCGAGGTGGAATTCGTGACGTTCGAAGGTCCAGTTCCAGAAAGAGTAGAAAACAAGAGAAAAGAACACGACCTccaaaagcaaagaaaaaagtGAAG GTGAAAATCATAAAACTAAAGAAGCCCCGTGTCACTCCATTAACGGCGATGATGATGAATGATTCGGACGACCTAGATGATCGTTCTCCGCCACCGCCACCTCCAGGATCTCCTCCACCACCGCATCTTTGGCCAAGTTATCTTTCCGCTTACAACGCTAACAACCGTACTAGTGAAGCTCAAACAACGGCTGCTGCAATTTCGAATACTGTTCAAGCTCCTCCGCCACCTACACCGCTGCCTCTCTTagttcctcctcctcctttgAATTACACGATACAACCTTGCAGCAAGGCGTAA